The Capsicum annuum cultivar UCD-10X-F1 chromosome 3, UCD10Xv1.1, whole genome shotgun sequence genomic sequence ctcaagtagcaggactgcttcaactccaaaagcaagcgAGTATGAGGTTACCTATGTCGGTGTGTGATTAGTTGTCCTATATCCCTATAAAGCTTCTTCTATTCGCTCATACCAGTCTCGTTTGGACTTAGAGATGACTTTCTTCAATAGATTTAAAAATTCTTATTGAATGCTTTAGCTAGGACATTGGCGGCGGCATAGTACATAGAAGACTTAAACTGCTTGAAACCAAAaagatcacaaatcttattcatcagcTTGTTATTAAATGGCTTGTTGTTATCGGTTGTTATGTACAGTGGGATTCCAAagcggtagatgatattcacttagtttgcaatattttctttccttacttccttgagagcaatAACTTCGACCCATTTTGAGTAGTAGTCTGTCGCGGCTAAGATGTACAAGTGTCTACCATAAGATTTTGGTAGTGGCCCAACAACATCCAGTCCCCAAGCATTAAATGGCCAAGATACTATAGTTAGATGTAATACTTCaagaggttgatgtatgaaattttcATGGAATTAACAAGCTTTGCACCTTCTAGCATAATCCAAGCAATCTTTTACCAttattggccaataatatcctATCCTTTAAATGTGAAAATGGGGCTTCGATCCAGATTGGTGAGATCCACAAACTCTCGAGTGTGATTCTTACAAATCTTGAATTgattcttcctctcccaaacatcATAAAAGTACTCCTTTCTGTACAAATCTTGAATTGATATTCTGTACAGTGTATCTTTCTAGTAAAGAAAGTGATATACACGACGACGGATGACAGTTCTTCTTCTTGGTTCCTCTAGAGGAATACGATAACACAAGTAGTCAATGATAGGCTATCACCAATCTTCCTTTACAACTTCAGACATGACGCTGAGGTGCtcaaccttattttctacatCTTTATCCTCACTCAGcggcggtactacccattcttggtgaATAGTAACTTATGTCTAATTTGGAATAGTTTGGATTGAAGCCAAGGCAGCTAAGTCATCAgcttacttattttcttttcttagtagGTTTTGGAGGGTCACTTCTCCAAGTCATCCTATTAAATTTTGAGCATAATTATGATATGGGCGTAGCATaggctttctgacttcatagcttcccaataGCTGCTTGATTACCAATTGAGAGTCACAAAAGACTTTTAATTGTAGTTGTTTTATGTCAACTGCCATCTCAAGGCTGAGCATTAATGCTTGATATttagcaacattattagagcaatggTTTGCCAAGGTAAAAGAGTATGAGATGACCTTTCCTTGTGGAGTGACAAACACCATATACCAGAACCAACTCCATATTAATGTgcggcaccatcaaagtacatcttctatGGGGGTCTAGAttcaataaccattgcatctttatcaggaagttcatcaaacAATTCCCAATCATCGGGTATCGGGTGGTCTGCCAAGAAGTCTGCCAATATTTGTCCTTTTATAGCCTTTTAGGGATGTACATGATCTCAAACTGTTggaattgaaggtaccatcttgcaagtcggtCACTAAGGAGTGGTTATGATATTACAAACTTAATGGGATTTACCCTACACATACAAGATGGACAACATGAGCTTGAAATTAGTGCTTTATCTTTTAGATTAAGAAGGCCAATGCCAAATAcaacttttcaattggagaataatTCAGCTCATTTGGTGTTATCATTAtgctcagatagtaaagagagttttcttttcctttactatttctttgtgccaatagtgctccaactgaccatTCTTATGCCACGATATAGAGTATCAAAGGTTTTCTAGGTATGGGCGCCACAAGGACTGTAGgtttcattaagtatgatttgatactttaAAAGGCCTTACTACAtgcttggtcccattcgaaagGAGCATCCTTCTAAAGTTATggaaaattaactatataaacttattagattagttattacaagttatagcaaaacttttaagttgtcaagttatagcaactttcattttaaaaaatatatataaaaaaatcttttttgtttttttgaaaatacaaaaaagtaattaatgaaaaaggaaaattaagatTTAATACAATTAACATACAATTTACCTTACTTAAATATAGTTAAACTTAATTACTGATCTTTATCCACCCCCAAATCCCTCTAACCGTtgttttttctcctattttaatgcttgCATTAAGAGTTTCTATCCTCATACACTACCTTCCTCTTTGTACACGATTAATTTCTGTcagtaaataaaaatatcataatttcggCGTCAACAAATTGCTGAGgattataatttgaaagaaaagaaaaaataattatttcttttgataacaaatatgaattttgttaattTGTATTCAATCATGATACGTCATGGAGGGAGATGGAATTCGTcaagtttgttaattttttttatgaaaatggatatttttcattcaaagcgaatttaaagatttatttttttgtatttcttcaatTCTCTATTTTTCTGTGTTTCTTCAATTCTCTATTGTTACATTCTCGAACTAAAAGGTCAAGCGCAAGCAGGTAAAAACGATTgtgtatttttagtgtatttaattGGATATTATATTTGCATGTAAATTGGGTATTTATTTttgagtattaatttttttttttttaatttaacagTTACTATTTGATTTGTGTGGTGGGGGACTATACTTTGTTTCTTCgttcttcaagaattaacaaaCCAAAGATTTTTAAGATAAGAAAGTATTGTGACATTCATACATgctcaataaaaaaatttcaagtctttTTTATGAAAAGAAATGGGGTGTTTTACACGGATACGTTGTCTTCCCTGTATGTTGCCTTCCCTGTGATGCTCAAAATTTTCACAAGGAGATAATATTATTTAGCAACTTAGTATGCCCTcagtgaaaaaaatataaaaaattaaaaggataaaTTTTGGATAGACCTTTTATTTAGAGAAAAAAAGGTTCAAGTTTCTTAGCATGATCTTTGAATATCATGTTTCATATCTTAATGCTTTTGTTATTCAACTCCAGGTATTATGTAAAGATGACATTGAAACTTTAGATTTGTGCAAGAACATGATGAAACAAGGTGAATGGCCACAACTTATGATTGTTTTTTATCCCAAAGAGGGGTATGTACTTGAACAACCGTTGAATTTTACTGTGTATGATTAATATGGGATGCTTCATTTGTCGATTTGCTTTTCATTTTTCAGATTTACTGTTGAAGCAGATGTGTTCATAAGGGACTGGACAATAATTACAGAGTATGTTAGAGATGCTGATTACTTGAATAACCGTGAAGCTAATGATGGAGATAGCACGATGACTCTTTTAAGTACTAATGATACATTAAAGGACTTCGTCATTTGTCCTGATAAGCGCAGTAATATTGCTCGTTTCATCAATAACAAGCATTTGAAATTCGGCAATACATGGTATTTGCACAAATATCAATAACATGCTACCAATAACAAACGATGCTCAATGAATAAAGACAATGAAACAAAGTCTTGAAAGATTAATCGGACtattttgttgtataattttaGGCTTTTTCTACTAGGGGTATAACCAAACTTAATTTTTTTGGACATTAtctgaagaaaacaaaaaaacaaaagttTAAGATATTAAACCAAGGTTAAGGGTGAATGAATGTTGGAAACCAATAGTCATACTCAAAAGAAGGAAACATAAGTTGAAAAGAGTGAATAATAATGAGATAAAGACTTTTATTGATAGTtggtaaaaatttaaagatcttGCGTATGTTTTGGACAAAGAGCTACTGTAAAATGTGATGCTCTGTAGAAAAGGgtaaaaaggaaggaaaaaagaagttaaaaaagaTAAAGATATAAGACTTCTATTGGTAATTAAAGacagtaaaatatgaaaaagtgtataatcaaattaattattcaatttaataaaagTATGAAATTAGTTCTTAActttacaaaatatatttaccatatataactccttaaattgtgaacaaatttgatatttaattattaaaaaaatattaatacctTAACTTGCCATAATTATCCAAGATCTTTGATTaagattgataaatgttaaatataagaaaataatacaaataataaatattaaaaaaaaatcaaaaatttaattaaaatattttttttgcaaaagttGTTATATcttgtaattatttcttaaatctagtaattaatgaaatgttatgctataacttgtaatttacaatctaaaaagtatatttgagataattttcactgtttattatttattattattttatttattattatttgttatttattatttcatattattatttattatttaattattatcatcatatatTATTATCCCTACTTTAATTTAAATGACAGCCTAAATTAAAATTACCGTGCACAATTTATTTACCTTTTAGTCCAATAGTGTTCAAATTCCTTATAATTATAGCCTTTCTACTCAATCCAATACAATTTTAACCCAATTCCTTGCAATCCTAGTCATTCTACCCATTTCCTTGCAATCCTAGTCAGTCTAAATCTACATAGTCTTAAAATTCCAGTCGTTCATCGAAATTGATCGGCTGAGATTTGATCTACACCttcctttcctttttaatccaatAACCCCAAAACCCTAATCTCATTACCATTTTTTCATCCGCCTCCAATATCCtctctctcccccccccccccccccccgctcTCTCTAAACCTTTCTCTGCAAAAAGAAAGGAGAAGCGGCGCCGCCTCTCCATCCCTCCACGCCGGCAGCTATGCCATCACCACCTTGGACCCTCCGCTCCGATCTTCCCATCTCTTTTCTCCTCTCCCCTCCGGCGACCAACCCAAACGGTCCACGCGCCTCTCCTCCACCCGCAATGGCCGGCGATACAGCTGCTTCAGCCCGTTCTCCGACCAGACAACGCCGTCAACACACCTCTCCCGTCGCGTTCCGCCATCTCCGGAGAGAATCCAGCCAGCACGCCAGCACCGCTCCAACCCCGCCACCGCGACAACAGCCGCTCCAGCGCCGTCACCCTTCTCCTCCAACCCACTCAGATCCGGCCTCCACCTTCAACAGTCGAGAAACATCAACGACGACGAACCAGCTACGCGCCACCCCCAGATTCAACTATTATTTGGTTTGATCTCCCTAAACTCAAATTGCATGTTTGTTTGTTAAATTAATTTTTCGTGACATGTAACTTTGGATTGTGATTAAATTCATGTAATTATTTGTTCATGTTCATCTCTGGGTCTGTCATGTGTGAAAATGCCTAATTTCTATGAGTTAACCTTGAATTTCTTTAAGCACTTGGACTGATTTCTTTGCTTGATGGGTTATCTCCATCCGTTAACCTTGACAAAATTTGTGGCTTGATTATATGTTATCCGATTCTCTGCCTCTAATCGGTGCATGCTGGACTCGTAATTACTGTATACTTGTGTGTTTTGATGTGAAAAGTTGGTGGGTATGTCATTTTGTGTTCTCCCTTTGATGATAAAGTTGACAGCATGTTTTATAACGTATGGTAGTAGGAAATTCAATCATGTTATGACGGAAATAAGCACCTATTTGTCCTTTGGTTATTGTTTGAATATTCGAATAGATTTTGTTTATGGTAGCTAACCTGTTTAATTCCTTGATTACTTCTAATTGATTATCTCTAATTGATTTATGGTAAATGGGTggacatattttattattattttagaaaatattcttATTGAGGCATTTATGGTAAATTTGACCTTTTTACATCCCTGATTGATTCCTGACATGTTCCTTTccttcttgaaattgattttgtGTATCCTTTCTTCCCTTTATTGTTTGGAATGAATTTTTCATGATTGCTTAATAATATTTGAATATCAATTTATGATAGATGATAGTTGTAATTATGGAaggcctttttttttttaccttattgAATTTTGTGGTTAActgattttgaggtgaaaaatattattgattgacTACATAAATATTTTCCCTTCCTTTTGAATAAAATTGAATTGATTCAATTACTGATAGTCAGTAAAATGATTTTAgaaaaactcttttttctttccttttacttTTCGAAAAGGGTCCATACCTTTAGCATATATAAATAACCCTTTTTATCATTAATGGACAATGAAAACACGGCTCAACTTCTGAACTTCTCAAACTTCCTAAGTTCACAATTACTCTGTGAGAACAAAAAGACTACTAGCTATTTGAATACAAGGCAATTCCTTTGTTGTTTTAAGAGTCTTTGATTCTTCGGGGAGGCTCGTTGGGAACATCCTGCTTTATTTCGCTGTTACAACTGCTTGGGTTTCTTATACTTAATTCTCTCCTCTTACTGCTGCATACTGGTAAGTGTCTAGAACgatgttattaattatttattgagTGCCTAGTGTGTTAGAATGTATGTTCTTAGGGACTTCTCCGCCTTGTGTTTGACATGTCACTTATATGTAGAAGCATGCTGTAGTGTCTCCGCCTTGTGTTTGACATGTCACTTATATGTAGAAGCATGCTGTAGTGTCTTGTTTGTCTTTGCCTTTGCCACATTGTTGCTCTACAGGTTGAAAATTCCGAAGAGTCGCCGGGGTCTTTAAACGGACTATGTATTCTTTAGACAGTTATTTTTCTTCTAATGTATTCCGgtttgtaatattattgtaaagACACTATTGTTATTGATGTAATATTAATTTGGGGACTGCTTTGGGAGGCGGAGATTTACGTGCTCTATGAATGGCGTAGATAGGCACAACTTAGGTTTTACGTGCATTTCATGCTACATAGGTCACCTAGGCACACAAATTTAGGATTATGCGATATTTAgttcatttattaattaatttgattCCATTTGTCATATTAAGTATTAGGCTAAAATAATGTTATTGTGTCATTGTGTGTCTAGCATGTTAACGTAAATTGAGCATGATAAAGTAATTTTTGGCATATTAACTTTTAAAAGGATCCATGTTTCCTTTAGCAATTATACAATTCTATACTTTGTCATGACTTCTTagtttgaagaaataattttttcacatGTATTCAGCGCATAAAATATTTCTATCATATTACCAGGACTATACATTTAGCGTGTTATAATTAGACAACAAATTAATTTCAGCGCTTAGATTGAATTTCAGCATGTTTAAAATGCTAGTTCCTTACATTTATAGCAtgttaaaatattagatttttggcaTTTTTGACATGTTTTCAGCATGTCAACATTAAAATACTGTGCCTTAATGTTATTTTTAGCATGTTTAAGTAACTCTTCAGCATAATTAATTAACTTTCGAGCATGTTTAAATCATGTTACTGTATATCTACACAATTTTAGCATGTTATTATCATTAGAACATTAAATTTTTGTGCATCTTAGTACGATTGACACACTTCTAGCATATCACTATGAAATTCCTGCAATAGTACAACTTCTGGtttattaaaatacatattttgagCATTTTACGATATGTTTAAACACTAGAGTAGATATATTATGGCATCCTTAACATGTTAATgccttttaatatttttattgatttcttatgTTCTCATTTATATTTTACAACACTTAATTCACAAGCACATTTTTTGTTCGACACATTTACCATACTTTTGACACCTCTCATTGACACACAATGATGTTACATTCACGAATCATAGTCGTCCTTTATCACTACTTGTTGAACATTTAGATAGCATGTCTATAGGTTAATGATAATATATCGAGTCCTAGGCAGCATAGTTTTCTTTTAGTCTagaacataaattcaaaatgacAAAGTCAAATGCCTCTTGAACGATAGTCGGGATGTTAAATATTACTAAAGATGTTAGTTTTGTCCTTGTCATAGAACGTCCTTAGACTTGACATccagcctaggtggggtgggaTGGGTAGCCCTTTTCGGAAATGATGATCCCAACAAATATTAACGGCGAGGCTAATGACATTATTACTTATCTAAGAGTTCGGCCTTTGGGTCGGATGATGATTAACAAGTTGGGTTTTTGATTCGAATAGAATCAAAACATCTCTTTGTTTTATTCGTACGAtttctttgtctttttatttattttacatgtttatttggGGTAGCTAGTTTATTATAAAGCAGTCCtctttttattataaattatgtcGTTTCTTTCTCCTCGTTTatcttatttctatatttttatttattttatcacataGATAATCGACAATTAGCATTAACAAATGATATGTGTTTGCTTATTAATTATCTTATTGCTTAgctaaatagtaaattaaaaataaaagaacagacctttatttgatcacatagaatccctaTGTAAAGTATGAATTTGgccgggaaccacctttgtggaccttgaAAGGTGCCTGAgaccttccttttgaggtaatttgaactcttacttgaactctggtgaactaagacaaaatgataaaataggttcgtagtagcCTAGATCGGTACCCTAATGCGCCTTAATACGTTAGATGGCGACTCTTCACACCCTTATCTTAAACGCATCCCAAGAGTTTGCCAAATTGAATCCCACTTTCTGCAAGGAAAGAGGGCCGCAACAATACCAAGTCTAGTTATGTCCGAAATTGGGGTCTTAGGTATTTGGTTACCTTTGTGGATGACTTTTCTCTTATGTCTTTGATTTACTTTATGAAAAATCATTTGAAGTGTTTTTCCACTTTTGGGCCAATATTTTTGAAGCGTTCAGGTAGCATATGTTGCAACTAAATTTAGTACTACTGGTTCGTGTTTACAGAGAGGGTTTTTttataaaagtgtctcattttctttcaaaaagcATTGTTCCACAATGGTACTAGTATcttatgaatgtatatgtatggaatgaggatgtaatgatcacaaTCAATCAATATGAAAATATCCATTCCACCCAACACGAATATTTATGTGAGCCCAGAAACCAACTCAATGTCCCCAATTTATGATTATCAACTCTATTTAGGCACCATcggaataaatatgcatgtaagacatcatttttatcatatcaacccctactcaagtatttctatcatgataaaggtaACCAATGCTTAAGTAAGTCCTTTATATAACCATTTAAACCCCCGCACGGGCATTATATCTAAATTAAAGGCATTTAGATGCATATATAAGGTAAATGATGCCAAATTAAGTGCCTGCATGGGCAACACACAATATTAGATATCAaaagtcaacaacaacagaatatAAGTCCCCACATGGGCACATAACTGTATTAGtatcttgaaatataaatttcataCTTATTTTCCCCAACCCATGgcatgttttacttatttattaactatccaATTCAacctgaaagaagttaagccataacctacctcaaaacgACAAAACCAGTCTAAAGTGCTTCAACATGGAGTTTTCCCCTTACAAATGACCTTGGaatcaactacaatatttaaTTATAGCATCTACACagtaaaagaaagctaatgatacttATATTGCCCATATTTAGGTCGGgtccaaaatgagtttgaaaaacaagttcaaaaatgaaaggggtaaaattgaATTTCATTTTAGAAATGCATTCCCTTAGGTTAAAAGAATCTACAGTTGAAAACCCATGTGGAAATGAGCTTAAAATAAGGCTCATatccataaaataatattttaagctTTACTGATAAAAACCTCAAAATCCATTTCAAATCATGATTAAAAGGTGTTTTTTAAGATGAAATTGATGGAAAAATGGTTTAGGAGCTTACCTaagcacaaaaaatgataaaacccTAAGAAATCACTCAATACGCGAAGCTTGAGGTCCAAAAATATTGGAATTCACAAATTTGGGGCTTTTATACTATTTAGTGAATAGTACCTCGTGAACGCGGTCAAACCCTCATGTTTGTGTGGGTCGACGTTACCTGGCCAATTTAATAGCCTTTGTGTTCGCGAAGATCCACGTCCCAGACCCTCACATTTGCGACAATCCTATCCCGTTCGTGAAGAAGGTGAAGACCTGACCCAACTCAACTACCCTTCGAGATCGCGACCACTACTATTGCGATCGAGATGAATAGTTAATTCCTTCTTCACAAACGCAAAGAAGGTTTTACACATGCACCAGATTCATCAAACCATCTgattttttatggttttcaaaatCTTCGAACGGACCCTTGAGATTTATTCGAGACACAATagaaataaatcatatatgctaCCAGGCTATTTTTGACATTCCGAACTCAATGGAAACGTTAGATTTTTGTAAAAGGATTATTTTCATTAAATCAACTCTCGGGATTTCTTTTTCACTATATTTCAAACAAAGGGttgaaatgcaaaataaagaccCCAAACTCAAACCAGCCACGGTACTAatccaaatttgacatttcaaatcTAATGGAACTTTCCAAATAGTCATCTGACACTCAGAGCATCAAATGTTAACTGAAGTTCAACTATATGGCTCTTGAAGTCTCTAAAAAATCACGAACTCGCCCAAATCATTTTTTATCACACTGAGAATCGTTCCAACCATCCCCACACCTAAAAATCAATATATAGCAACCATGGAGAAGGgaaaatggtcaaaacatataaaagcaaGTTTGCATAATTCAGGTTATTACAGAAAAATGATTGGAATGCAGTGTCTATAATTAGGGTGTCTATGTaataatgaaaatacaacaattcaataatattcttctctagtatttcttctcatggtattagagcctctacgatcttggtaaagaatcaaaAAGCTTTTGCTGCCAGCGGGTGGCTATTACCCATATATGTCGCCTTTCTGGCCAATGATCGTGTTAGCAAAAGTTGGATTGGCGTGCTTCTTTTTAGTGGCTTCTCATATATAATTTGTGTAGTATCGTGCATATTTTcggtgactactttctcatatctgatcTATGTAGCACTGTGCATCTCTTTGGTAACTATTTCTCAAATCTGAATTGCGTATCACCATGCAtattttcaaactattttctcatatcaCCGTGGATCTTTTtggactattttctcatatctaaGTTATGTAGCTTCTTACGTCTTTCCGATGACTTCTTAGATTTGATTTGTGTAGTTCTTTGCATTCTTTCGGTGACTCCTCAAATTAGATTTGCATAGTTTTGTGCGTCttttcatgactttttagatcAGATTTGTGTATGGTTGTGCCATCATTCCAGCCCTAcctatataatttctcttttctattAGGGTCGTGCCTGAAGAAGAGCCTTGGacccttggagtaactggtaaagttgttttcATGTGGCTAGGAGGTCGCTGGCTCAAGCCTTGGAAATCACCTCTAACAAAAATGCAAAGGTaaaggttgcgtacaatagatccttgtggtcggTCCCTTCTTTGGATCCTGTGGATAGCGAAAACTTTAGTGCACCGAAATGCCATTTTCCTGGTATGGTCatgtcatcattccgaccctacccatataattttcttttcaagTAGGGCTGTGCCTTCATTTCGACTATTCttaatttttcttagattttgacCACTTTTCATACGTCAAATCTAATATTTTGGCGCGTGAGCACGTTCCAACCAATTTTTCCGTGACTTTTTCAAGATCTATTCATCTATTGATTTTGAGATAACCCATACATTTTATACCAGTTTTCGGCAATTTTTCAATGACAAATACTTTTCGGCGACGTTTACTACTTTTGCAGCCGCTTTTCAGTTTGTTTCTTTTCAATTATGATTGCCCAGACGTCCTGAGTAGTCTGTACCAGTTTTCTTGTAGATATTATAACCAAGTCTTCATgagttattatattaattatatctATGGCAAGCTCGGTATGTATTGATCTATATGCACCAGCATGAGGGAGAGTGTTAGAATtggagtaggaataggaatagtatatagaATTCTAGTTGGAAAAGTATTTTAATGTAGTGTTCTACTTGAAAAATGAGTCTATAATTAGGGTTTCAGTTAATAATGtagatacaacaattcaataatatttttctcttgtgtTTCCTTATAGTTAAAGTTTTCCATTTATAGCCTGTTTGATATATGATACATAGTTGATCAAATTTTTTCGCTTGATGAAAGGCttgactaaaataaatagttgTTTCCAATTATATCTGTCCAACACTCACTGACAATGGAAAATAGAAAACAATACAGTAGAAGGAATATGAAGTTTCTTGTGAACTGTTTACTTCAGTATCATTTTCCCTTTTAGTACTTGTTACAAATTTTATTTCTCAAGTGTACGATACAGATTTCATTTCTCAAGTGTACGATATTGTGGTCTTATGTGAGAATTAATCATGGAAACCCAATGGAACCATGCTGGATCCTTGACTTAATGCTGCATAGAGCCCGGTTATGTAGAGCTATAATGGAGCTACAAATTACAGGGTTGCTTCGTATTCGAAGAAAATGACGCCCTGATTATATGAATAGAGTGGGCTTTGGAATGTAATATGTGTATGGTGTGTTGTGAAGAGGTTCTTACTTTTCACTTGGatattttctcttcatctttatTCATACATTATATAATCAACTTAAGCCAAAAGTTTTGTTCCATGTTAATTTGTGTAGTGAGTGATCAACTGCTAAATCAAAATTATGTGAAATAAGCTATACAAGATGGCCATCACAGTTCCAAGCatggtaaaaaaaatttaagagttATATGATTAGAGGTTTATTACTCGGCTGAGAAGGTTGGTACAGATCAATGGAAGGTGTCACTGGTCTAGACTTTGTGTTGTGTGGAGCAGGATCCTCATAGGCTGAAATGACATCTTGGACCATGGTACAAGGTATGCATTAACTTAATTATATTAGATGTTACTAAACAACCTTGGTTGGTGGCTGTTCCATCAAAGAAAAAGCTATCATCTATCTTGTATCACGTTACAATGACTGTTGGATTTACACCTAACCATAAACCTTTCTCTTGGTGATTTTATTGAATAAGTATCACTTGGTATTTCTTATGTTAAATAACTTTATTCTTTTGCCTCAATTCTCTTCTGTAATTTTGATGAACCAACTAATGTGTTCTCTTTACTATTTAATGCACTGAGAAAAATAACAGAAAATATTTGCAAGTTGCAGCTAATAACTGCAACTAAGTCCTTTGCCGTTTTGAGTATACATCAAAATAGTCCTCATTGATGtcaaagttttaaattttaaattct encodes the following:
- the LOC107856249 gene encoding histone-lysine N-methyltransferase ATXR6-like → MREKKEALNLNTQGEREPATSSSALASSSKLVGTSSLPPCKYTISSAIEMQEARWDSTHRASMLELRVDLQVLCKDDIETLDLCKNMMKQGEWPQLMIVFYPKEGFTVEADVFIRDWTIITEYVRDADYLNNREANDGDSTMTLLSTNDTLKDFVICPDKRSNIARFINNKHLKFGNTWYLHKYQ